TTCTGTAGTGCTGTCCGGCGGCGAGCGGGTACCCGCTCCTGGGGTACTGTCTGGCCTACCGGGACGGGCGCCTGCGGGCCGTCACCATCGCTGAGTTTCGGGACTACTGTACGGGTCCGGACCACGAGAAGTGCCAGACATACCAGGTCCGGATCGCCCAGGAGGCGGCGGACGCCGCCTGAGCCCGACGGGGGGGGAAGGAGTCGAGTCATGCTGGTCGGACAGCGGATGCAGCCCGAGGTGGTGACGGTCACGCCCGGGACGAGCGTCGCGGGGGCCTCCCGCCTGCTCCAGGAGCATCGGATCCGCCACCTGCCCGTGGTGGAGCGGGGCCGGCTGGTGGGGATCATCACGGACCGCGACATCCGGCGCGTGCTCCCATCGCCGGCGACCAGTCTGGAGGTGCACGAGCTGCTCTACCTCCTGGATCGCCTCACGGTCGGGGAGGTGATGACGGCCAAGGTGATCACCGTCACCCCCGAGACGCCCATCGAGGAGGCGGCCCGCCTCCTCGTGGACCACCGGATCGGCTGCCTGCCGGTCCTGCAGGGCGATCGCCTGGCCGGGATCATCACCGAGACCGACCTGCTGGCCGCCCTGGCGGAGATCCTGGGGATCCGGACGAGTACTGCGCGGCTCGAGGTGGTGGTGGAGGACACGCCGGGCACCCTCCCGGCAGTCTGCACGGCGATCGCCGCGAAGAGCGGGGAGGTCGTGAGCCTCTTTGCGGCGCGGGCGAGCGCGCGCGGGGCGGAGGTGCCCGTCCTGGTGATTCGCCTCGAGG
The nucleotide sequence above comes from Candidatus Methylomirabilis sp.. Encoded proteins:
- a CDS encoding CBS and ACT domain-containing protein, whose amino-acid sequence is MLVGQRMQPEVVTVTPGTSVAGASRLLQEHRIRHLPVVERGRLVGIITDRDIRRVLPSPATSLEVHELLYLLDRLTVGEVMTAKVITVTPETPIEEAARLLVDHRIGCLPVLQGDRLAGIITETDLLAALAEILGIRTSTARLEVVVEDTPGTLPAVCTAIAAKSGEVVSLFAARASARGAEVPVLVIRLEAPDVDEVVEAIREAGYRVLSVTW